The Brassica oleracea var. oleracea cultivar TO1000 chromosome C6, BOL, whole genome shotgun sequence genomic interval TGGTTTGTAAAGGACTAATCAAAAGGGTTGGAACAGGATCATCTATTTCAGTATGGAATGATCCTTGGATCCCATCCACTCGCCCGAGACCAGCTAACAAAAACTTTCATAACAGTTACTCGGACCTCACAGTAGATTCTCTCATTATTCAGGAATCCTGAACATGGAATCTACAGGCAATTAGGACTTTGGTGGAACCAAACGATGCAAAGATGATTGAAAGTATTCCTTTGAGTAGAAATCAGATGGAAGATAGGAATGGATGGCATTTCACCAATAATGGGAAGTATACAGTACAATCAGGGTATCAAGTATAAAGGATCTACCCTGACAAGGAAAAACCACCAGAATTTTATGGACCAATGTGGATATTCTCAAGGCTTTCTGCTGGAAAGTGAAGTGTCCTCCGAAGTTAAAGCATTTCTTATGGTAGCTATTGACAGGTTGTATAGTGGTAAGAAAAAATCTAAAAGCGAGAGGAATACAAGGAGATACATGTTGTGCACGGTGTGGCGACCCGGAGGAATCAATAAATCATGTGTTCTTTGAATGTCCCCCGGCACGTCAAGTATGGGCACTATCTAAGATCCCATCGGATCCAAACCTTTTTCCTATTGGCTCTCTGATTGCTAATATGGATCATCTGTTTTGGAGAGTTAACCCAAAAATGGAGGACCATCAGTTTGCATGGATACTATGGTACATTTGGAAGGGTCGGAATAATAAAGTTTTCAGTAATCTTGATATTGATCCGAGGGAAACGCTTAACTTAGCAGAATTGGAATCAACACTTTGGGTTGAGGCACAGGTTACCAATAATCCCAAGGTGGTACATGAAGTACATATCAGACCTAATGCAGGAACTACAGGAAGATGGTGCTTCATAGACGGTTCTTGGAAAGATAAGGATTTATTTTCAGGGCAGGACTGGTTCAGCACACTACCGTGGTTTGAGGGTTTGTTAGGAGCAAGGAATGTAAGGGCAAGTCTCTCACCCCTTCATGCGGAGATCGAGGCTTTAATTTAGGCAATGGAATGCATGAAGAATTTAAGACAGTTTCGGGTCACGTTTGCAACAGATTGTTCTCAGCTGGTGAAGATGGCTTCGGAACCAGAGGAATGGCCAGCATTTGAAACCTAACTGGAAGACATTAAGCTTTTGAGAAGAAGCTTCACCAACTCAGATATCGTTCATGTACCTAGGACGGAAAACATAAAGGCGGATCGCTTGGCACGCAGTGCTAGGAAACAACCGTCTTTCGTCGTACACATGGATGCAGAGTTACCACCTTGGTTTACAGAGTCTACATGAGTCTGTAAATGTTTTGCTGTAAAAAAAATAAAAAAAAATCATTTTTGTGAAGTTTCATAAACAAATGATTGAAATCAAAATCCAAAGTATACCATATAAATTTTAGAATTCACCAACTAAAAACATCTTTAAAATTTAAAATTTAATTGATTACAAAACATTTTGACAATTGATTCCAAATCCTACATTGAATAACACCCCCTAACTAATTACTTATAAGCTTGACCAAATTCAACAAAAATTAAACAACATAATTAGATTCTGCTTTAGATTCGCTCTTCTCGTTTACTTGGATCAATGCATCTTTGGAGATGCTTTTTATGAGTGGGCTATATATAAACTATATGAGAAAGTGAATGAAGATGAAGAAACACTTCGACATCACTGAATACGTAGCCGATGCCCACCACAGGATTCCAAGCCGTTGCTCATGTGGGGGATGAATCATCAATGAGGACTCTCCAAATCCAAAGTATCCAACAGATTTTGATACTTTTCCTTGGAGTAGATACTTCACTTGCAAGGACTTCGAGGTAATCATACTGAATTTGGTTCATTTTAGATTTTGATAGCTACAAGTGGATATACCGATGGCTGACTTTGATTTATTCTAGATTTTGATCCTTAAAAGCGTATGTACTAGGGACTCACTTTGATTCATTTTAGATTTTGATCCTTAAAAGCGGATATAACATAGTTTTGGATTTTACATGCAGAATAATGGTGTCTACTTTCGTCAACCATGAGTTTTCGGTACCCAGGAAGAGGTTTAGCTTCTAAGGAAGCTTAAGGAGCTTATATCCCATCGTCCATGAGATCGTGATTACGACTTGTATGAGTTTCTATTATGTGTGTGTTTTGAATCCGTTTGTAAAACTTCAATAAGAGTTGTCTCTATGGTTAAATAGTTTAAGCATTTCTTATGTTGATATCATTAAGACTGTTCTATGGTTAACTTGTTTTCGGATCTAATTTGTTTGATTTGTTAAACGAAGTACTTCTAAGTTTTACGAATTTTTCAACTTCTCAAGTAATCTGAACTTCTATCAAGTTAGTGCAATTATGAGTTTTAAAAATTTATTGCTAAGTTGTATGAAGTTTAACGAAAAAAATGTAAAACGTTGTAAGAGTTGTACCCAGTTATAAAACACAACCGAATTCGCATACATGGGGAGTATACCGAAGAGTCGCAGACATTGGGACTTTGATTCCATTATCACAGAAGAGTCACATGCATTGGGACTTTGATTCCATTATTATAAATACTCCAAGCTTCATTTGAGAAAAAATATTTGAATGTCTGAATAATAAGAAACCTCGTCCTCTCCTCACTCGTTTCTTGATCAATATCTGAATTAAAGGAAGAAACATCCTTTACTTCTCATCATCTTATAGGCCAGAGTATGTTTTGATTTCATTTACACTTGACAGGTTAAGATGTCAAGCCCTATTGACCTCAAGAGGAAGCGTCCGATGGAGGATGACTACGGGCGAATGACTGAAAAAATTTACAAGAAAGGGAAGGCGGAAACAAAAGAACACTATCAGGCGATCCTTTATATGGTGAAGAATCAGAACAAAGAGAGGGAGAAAAGAAAATCCGAACAAACTGAGGTATACCATATTTCTGATCAAATAGTTACTTGAAGATATGGAGAAGGAGGCAATTTTCGACGTCAAGGCGGAGAAGGAGAGACTCCAGGCCAAGCTCCTCCTTGCAGAGGAGAAGTTAGCAACTGTCAAAATCATGTATTTTGACTGGGACAAGATTGGGGAATCGTTTATGTCTAAGCTTTGAGTGTCTCTTCGCATGCCTTCTAAATCAAAAACTTTTAAATATTTATTTTTTTGTTTTTGTTTTCTAAATCCTAAAACATTGGATAACGTTTCCGGTTATCCAACCAGGATTTGTTAAGTTTTCTTGTGGATATTATCTGAGTCTATATTATTTACGTTTATAAGCTTTGCTAAGTTTGACAAAGGCAAAGGTAAAATTTTGTCAAAACTTGGGCAAACTTTTACTCTACAACTTTTGTCACATTGACAACTCGTAGAATGACGCTGGATAAGAAGTAGAGATTTCTCAGATTATCCCAGAGCCATTTTCTCCTCATTTGACGAATGACTACAAATTCAATCCACCAGAGTTGGTTTCGTTTATGGTGACGAAGATGAGTTCATTTGCTTCTATTTTCCTTTATACTTGTCATACTTTGTCAAAGTTTTAATTCACAACTTTTGTCACATTTTTAGGTCATGATGATACTGGATAAGAAGACGAGAGAAGCCATCTTCATACTATCCTCAGAGCCAGTCTCTCCTCTTTCGTTTGGATCACTCCGGATCAACTCCATTCAAAGAAACTAGCGGATTCTTTGTACGATTACTACTCAGTTGATGCATGACTATAATTGGTTTCGTATGATGGTGATGAAAATGGGTTCTTTTGCGGACTTCTATTTTCCTCTTGTATTCACCATGGTTAAGGGTTGATTTGTACCTTTTTATTGCTTCTTTTTTTTGCTCATTCTCAACATCTTTGTTGAAGTTGTACTAAGTTATACAAAGTTTTATAGTTTCAGTAAGTTTTACTGAGTCATACAATCCAAGATTTGTTTTTTCTCTTTTTCGATGTATAATTCGTGGTTCATTATTTCGTATTTTTTCTGGAGAAAAATTCAACGCATTTTCTATTGGAAGATTATCCTTTCTATGGTATTAAAAGTATGAAAGAAAATCGGTAGGATTTAAAGATGGATTTGTTTTTAGTGAAGAAAAAAAAATGAGAATTAAGTAAAACCTAAATTATTTAGTCAACTTGGGGATTTTGGAAAAGAAATGGATTGGACCGGTGGATATCCAATTGGATTGTATAATTTGTTTGGATGAATTATAAGTATAAAAGTTTTATCTTGGTTTTTGAGGTCATTTACTCTGTTTCTGTATTTAAATAAAGATTAAAATAAAAAAAATGAGAAGAGTATATGTGAATGTTTATTTTGACAATAAAAGCATATCAGACTTTGATCCTACTTATTTGGCTTTGTTTTTCGGCTATGGTCTTGACTTGTAATTATTCTGGTCTTTGTAATGGCCTCAAAAATGGAAATGAAAATCTAATGATGACAAAATAAAATAAAATAAAAAGATTATTTTTATCTACACAAACTCATATTAAACGGATCCCAAATTTGAGATATTCACAACACGATTATGAAAAAAGTACTCATCTTTTACGTCTTTAATAAGCACAAGCTCATTGAGTCATTGTAGAGACGGATTCACCATAAAGCAATTTAATTCAGAAAGAGTTGAACGCAAAAGTGTTAAAGCATCCCAAGTCACAGCTACACCAGATATATCATCAAAGGTTACGAACCATGAACACTAGCTGTTTTCTCTCTTCTTGGTACCATTCCTACAACGAACGTACAAACAAACCTCTAAATTGAAACATCAAACTTCAACCAACCAATTAGTCTTTAATTTCTGCAAACAAATGTTTTCCCTAAAACAGACAAACATAACATTCTTCTCCACTATCCCTTGTTGAAGAGTCTTCTACATTGCATCCGCTATCTTTTGGACCTCCTCGATTGCTGAAACTGCTATCTTCAACTTATCCGCAGCTTGCTTCACTTTCTTTTGCTGCAACCATTTGTCATTCAAAACAAACCACATAATCATGAGATTGTCTAGGTAATATGTTTATTTGTTTACTATTTAATAAAATAATCATGAGACTGTAACTAATCAAATGATCATTCACGTCCCACTCAAAGCGAAACTACATCCATGTCGAAATATTAGTTCTTAGTATCCTTTTGAGATCACACACAACATATAATGTCTAAACCAAGCTGATGCAAAATGAATACAGAAACGTAAACCAATATCACTATGAAAGCCAAGTGGGAGTAGTTAACATACCAAGAGTGCGGCTTTTTTCTTGAACTCTCTCGGGTCTGCAGCTCCATGCCCAGTAGTAGCTTCTGTTGTTGCCTTCATCCATGGAAAACCCCAAGTTTGTGATAAGTATACACATTTGCATAAGCATGGGTTATATGAACTATAAACTTGTACATATATTGACTCATTTAATAGATGATAACGATTTACCAAATGGACCAACCACTTGCATTTTCACATTTTACAACAAAAAAATTACAGAGAGAATCCACAAATATTTCAGATAAAGATACCACATAAGTATACACAGTTGTATACGCATATGGCTATGTGTTATATGAACTAAATACTTGTAGATATATTTGCTCTGAGTGGTAACCACAAAAGGAATAGAAGGAATAGGAAAAAAGGAATCATAGGTAACAAATATTTTCCTTGTAAATGGTGAAAATCGTAAGGAATGCTAAGGAATTAGCTATTCCCACTCATTCCGTTGGTCAACATTTGGAGCCATTGACTCGAATGTTAGATGATAACGACTTACCAAATGGACCAAACGTTTGCAATTTCACATAATACAACAAACTTTAAACAAAACCCACAAATATTTGACATAAAGATACCACATTAATACACATATTATAGACCAGGTCCAAATAACGTATTACTCTAGTGAATGTTTCCATAATATGCAGAAGAAACAAGCATTCAACCATGAATATGAATATTTTTTTGACATTTTATCAGTAGTAAAGAGAGAGATAAATACCTTCCTCGTCCTGTTCGAAGTCCTCTGCTTGGCCACTTGCTCAGTTTTAGGTTTCCGTCCACGCTTCTTAGCTGGAGCCGCCGCCACGTCATCTTTCTTTGGCCTCCCACGCTTTCTCGATCCAGTCACCTGAGACTCCGTCGCAGCCAGAGTGCTCGACCTCTTTGGCCTACCACGGCCGCTCTTCACAGCCGCAGACGCAGCCGGAACAGCCGCCGCTGCCGCTGCGTTTCTTCTCGGACGACCGCTTGGCTTCCTAGCCGGCTGAGCTGAAACGGCGCCGTCTGGCTGAGAGTCGGATTTGGACTTCGGCGGACGACCACGGCCGCGTTTCTGGGAATCGTTGGCTGCGGGCGAGGCGTCGGTGGGAGCAGGAGGAGGGTTGTTGTCAGCCGCATCAGATCCGGGAGTCGCCATGAGGGATCTAGATTCGAATCAGGAAAAAAAAAAGCGCGTGAGATAACGGAATCTAGAAACCCTAGATAACGGACGTCAACGAAGACTGTGAGCTAAAAACAAATTACAAGCTCGATTCCGTTAAAACCTCGAAGAAAGTTCAATGTCTCTAACCAAGAATCAATAGTTGACGAACTGTAAGCTTTTCATATCAGGAGAAGCTAGGGTTTGCAATGCACGTACCTTAGTTCACCTTAAGAGACGAGGGCGCTTGAGGAGCTGGAGGACGAAGAGAGAGACTGCGACGAGAACGAGAAGCTTGGCTAAAAAGAGAAAGAAAGATAAGAGATGGTTACGCGGTTACAAGATGGTGACCATGGCTCGCTAGACTGCTTTTGAAGAGAGAGAGAGAGAGAGATAATAAAACAAACGGCCGTAGAGGTTCAGAATCCGTTGCGTCAAAACGATTGGGGTCCACCTCCAGTCGACATTAATTTTACATGAGTTCAATTTAAATCGACATGATTATTCAAATTTTTCTCTATTTTTATTTTAACTTTTGGTTCTATAATATTTTAAAATAATAAAAATAGAACTTCTCCAACTTACTTTTCATATTACACTCTATAAATTATTTCAAACTCATCTACATATCTTATTAAAAAATAAAATTTCTATTTTTTATATATATTTAGATGAAAATAATAGTATTACTATATATTGTAAGCATATATCAAAAATAATATTTATATTTTATATTTTTCTATAAAGTTAATTAAAAACGAAGTAAATTGTAAATGGTTTAGTACTAAAATAATTTTGTGGTTTCTTAACCTTTTCTATGAAAAGGTTATTTCTTAAAGGGTTACTAAAACAAAATACTTCTCTACTTTTTTCAAATTCAAATTGGGAGGAAAAAGTGGTTAAAACTTTAAAAGGTTTTAGACCAAAAAATAAATAAAAAACTTTAATAGCTTCGAGTGAATACAAACCATTCGAACTCCTACCTAGTTTTTTTTTTGGCAATAATTACCAACATTAAACAAAGCTTCTGACGTATGCAACGCTAATTTAATGGCTTATGATAAGAACGTATCACTGGAGAAACCATCACACGGGTAGAAGTGGTCATAAAAACTACACAGCCTTATGAGAACGATTAATTACTCAATTCGGCGGTCTTTACAGCACCATTAGGGAAGATAATATAATATCAACATCTTTTTTTTTTTGATCAAATCAACATCTCTATATAGTTAAACTAGGATCGGCCGCCCGGGATACACTTTAATTTTGATCTAGGTTATTAAGTTTTGTACGATTTTGTGGTTTGTGTGTTAGGTTTACATTTGTAAGAGATGTGTATGATAATGATTTTTGTCTTTTAAAAAGTTTTAGGTGAGAAATGATTATATGTGAAAAAAATATATTTTGTTTGTTTACGATTATTGTTTATTTGTCCAAAAAAATATTGTTTTTTGTGTATGTTATAAGAGTGATTACTCTGTAGTAAAGCAAAGCTAATCAAAATAAGAAAACATTAAATAATGTTTTGTTGGATGAAAGCTTTCCTTTTTTATAGCTATCCACAGACTTGTAGAGAGGCAAGATACATTGCATAACGAATCGTGCTTAGAGTGGGTTGAAGGATAAGAATGTCGTTATTGGCAACGATATGCATTTGATACGGTATCGAGGAGAAGATACATATACTAAACGACACGAAGGCTGCTCAATCCAGAGATTCATCATGATCCAGAGTCTCACATAACCCTCATGAAAACACCATTGTCGATTTAGCTAGTCAGAGATCGAAGAACATTATGAACCCTAGATGTCGAAGATAATTCGTGAAGGATTTTTAACAGCCAAAATAAAGACATGGCAATCCTAACAATATTAAACGTGAATGTTTGTATAGAAACGAAACCAAACACAATTAAACTCGAGTAGAGGCTTAGCAATGAAATCGTGATAG includes:
- the LOC106296707 gene encoding putative DNA-binding protein At1g48610, with translation MATPGSDAADNNPPPAPTDASPAANDSQKRGRGRPPKSKSDSQPDGAVSAQPARKPSGRPRRNAAAAAAVPAASAAVKSGRGRPKRSSTLAATESQVTGSRKRGRPKKDDVAAAPAKKRGRKPKTEQVAKQRTSNRTRKATTEATTGHGAADPREFKKKAALLQKKVKQAADKLKIAVSAIEEVQKIADAM